Proteins encoded by one window of Nicotiana tabacum cultivar K326 chromosome 10, ASM71507v2, whole genome shotgun sequence:
- the LOC107777097 gene encoding short-chain dehydrogenase reductase 2a-like — protein sequence MPAQVMPEKPFTEVHAIGKEIGSANFIKRLEGKIAIVTGGARGIGEATVRLFARHGAKVVIADIEDNIGNALANSLSPSATYVHCDVTSEEDIKNLIDSTIFKYGHLDIMFNNAGILGNQKKHKKSIVNFDPNEFDKIMSVNVRGAALGMKHAARVMIPRGYGCIISTSSVAGVMGGLGPHAYTASKHAIIGLTKNAACELGCHGIRVNCISPFGVATSMLINAWNHCDEDEGEENGVKLGVPCEEEVEKMEEFVRNLANLKGTNLRAKDIAEAALYLASDESKYVSGHNLVVDGGITTSRNCIGL from the exons ATGCCTGCTCAAGTGATGCCTGAGAAACCTTTTACTGAAGTTCATGCCATAGGGAAGGAAATTGGTTCTGCAAATTTTATCAAAAG GCTAGAAGGAAAGATTGCAATTGTAACAGGTGGAGCAAGAGGAATTGGAGAGGCAACAGTGAGACTATTTGCCAGACATGGAGCCAAAGTTGTAATAGCCGACATAGAGGACAACATTGGCAATGCTCTAGCCAATTCTTTGTCACCTTCAGCCACTTATGTTCATTGTGATGTTACATCTGAGGAAGATATAAAAAACTTAATTGATTCAACAATTTTCAAGTATGGACATCTCGATATTATGTTCAACAATGCTGGAATTTTGGGAAACCAAAAAAAGCACAAGAAGAGCATAGTCAATTTCGATCCTAatgaatttgataaaattatGTCTGTGAACGTACGAGGAGCTGCTCTGGGAATGAAGCACGCGGCTAGGGTTATGATTCCACGAGGCTATGGTTGCATAATTTCAACTTCTAGTGTTGCTGGAGTTATGGGAGGGCTAGGACCACATGCATATACAGCTTCAAAACATGCAATTATTGGGCTAACAAAGAATGCTGCTTGTGAATTAGGGTGTCATGGGATTAGGGTTAATTGTATTTCACCCTTTGGCGTCGCGACATCAATGTTGATTAATGCATGGAACCATTGCGATGAAGATGAAGGAGAAGAAAATGGGGTGAAACTTGGGGTGCCTTGTGAAGAAGAAGTGGAGAAAATGGAGGAATTTGTGAGAAATTTGGCAAATTTGAAAGGCACAAATTTAAGGGCTAAGGATATTGCTGAGGCTGCACTTTATTTGGCAAGTGATGAATCCAAATATGTAAGTGGTCATAATCTTGTTGTGGATGGTGGGATTACTACCTCAAGAAATTGCATTGGCTTGTAG